AGCAGCGGCCTGTTCCCGAATCACCTCCACCATCTCAGCTGCCTCGGCGCAGACATGCTCCTCCAGCAGGCAGGTGGCTCCAGATCCTCTGGGGTCAGCCTGGGAGAAAGACCTGAGGGCATTTTTACACAGCTTCTTATGGAGCATCCACGCCGGCCCATACTTCTCACTGAAAGTCATACTGGTCCCGTTGGCTACGGCAGAAAAGGTGAACAGGTCAGGTCGGCCGGCAAAGGCTTCTCCCTGCCGAACCAGTGCCTGTCGTATGGTGGTGTATCCACTCAGGACAACAACAGTCAAAGAGCCCAGATGCATCTAGAGCAAAGGAATaaacaaatgactaaatgaataaacaaatactTCACCCTCTGTCCAGctagaaaaacacattttcttattCATACCTTGAAAACATCGCCATACTGGAGCCTCAAGCGGGTCAGAGAAAGATGAATCTGGTCTCCCATCTGGAGCAGATTGCCGACAAGGGGCCACGGTGTGGGGCCAGGAGGAGGGGGATATTTTGTGTGGTCCAATTGGGAGTAGTGGTGGTGGCTCTTTCGGCCCCTGAGGGCCATCAAGAGGAGGGTGAgtagacacagagcaacagtgaCACCAGACAGAGAGGCACAAGTGTTCTCCTTGATGGGCAGAGTCCCAAACGTCAGTCTCATCTTAGCAGGTAAACTGCAaatactgagagagagagagaccgtcAAGACAGAAAAGGTGAAAGTTCATCAAATTACTTGAAATTAAGAAGTTCTGACTGCTGCTCAAAATATATAGAGAAGGATTTTTTCCCAGAAAGTAAGAAGTAGGCTcctgaaagaaagaaggaaaaatgaagcaaagaaCACTCACCATGCAGGATCTTCTGTAACTAACAACGTAGAGAGCCAACAGgaccacagagagcagagtaGAGACCAGAATACTGGCAGAAGTTTGAGGTCTGATCCTCAGGAACAGTCCGGGACGTCCCTTTCAGCAGTAGCCGGGCCCcctgcagagggagctgctgtCCGCTCACAATAGAGAGGCGCACATGGCGAGAAACTTGGCTCAGGGTGACGGACGAGTCCGGGCCCGGCCAGCCAGTGACCGCATCGGCCCATTTGACCGCAGACCGGAACCATTCGCAACATGGGCCCCTCCTCTCCTGGTCCCTCTGTCCCTCACAAAGCTGGAGGCTGttggtttaaaaaatgttttcaaggGCTTATTATGAAATGTCTTTCAAATATACAAGGACAGCAAACACTGTCTGAGCTCTCTGACAATGCACAATCCgctaactttaactttaacttgtacaaaataaaacaaactgttcttcctccaccactgggTCACAACTTCTTTATGAGCAATGTAATTTCTGTAATGCATCACAAGGGGGCGCTCTCCATCTGCTTAGATTGACTTTATGTCTCGCAGACTTTGGACTAAGGTCATGCTCTCAGGCTGCTGTGGTTTGTCACTTTTAAGCTTTGCAGATGATGTAACTGTAACGgagttaaatgtgtttgtgaaacggcgatgatgaggaggaagaggaggcgtttgtgaaagacagaaaaggaagaagtgAACCCTTTTTGGCACGAGCGTTCCGACAGCATTGAGCGGCCTGTTTGAAGCAGCGCCGCCCCCGCTGCCATGAATGAACACTTTTGTGGACAGAATAACAGGAACACCTCACAGTGCATTGCAATccattaaataaatcatttaaataataaaaggtGAATGCACACGATCAACAATAAAAGATTTGTAAAAAGCTTCACAGTTAAAGGCTACAGTGTTCATGCAGCTGCTGGTAAAACCTGGAGTTGTGTATAATAACACTGTGAATAAATACATCTGGCAAAAACACATTGTATATTACAATGGGAACAGCACGTTTGTCCACCATTAAGAGAACTGCAAAGTCGCCCatctataatataataatttaatatATGACAgatttatttcccttttattcATACTATTTCATATCATATATCTAATTAAATTTATCATTGCCCTtcgtttctctcttttcctttctctcctctctttttcccaCCTCCTCTCTTGTGCCTTCATCCCTCAtttcccctctttccctccatgCCTGTATTACATCCTCCTCCCCTGTTCTCCCACTATctctcactctccatctctcatTCCTTTcattctcctttctctcttACTCTCCACCGAACCGTCAATTTAGCTCAGGCTCAACTGTGGAACACCCGGTGCTGTCAGGCCCAGCGACAGCTCCTTTGACCTGGTGGTCCACATCCTCTCCAGGCCGAGGCGGTCCGGTCTTGTCATTAGCCCTGGCAGACAGAGCcgagacacacactgactccGTGGAGCCAGACTAGATGCTGAGGTGTCTAGAAGGAGAATGTGTTGCTTATATTCAGACATTAAAGCAGGAACAGTCAGGCACACACAATGCTAAAAACTCGGTGACAATCACGCTCGATGTTTTAATCAGAAATGAGTTACAATTGCTGCACAAAATTTCTGCACGCATTTTTTAGAACTTGGACAAATGGCCTCTTAACTCTTCATCCAAACCTCACAACACACTGTATAACTCACCCAAACCCACTGCCTTCATAGCACATTAGTATGGGAAGATGGCTTTGCACTGCAGTTCTGCTGATCTTTCCATAGTTTAACAAGGGTTAATTACAGAGGTTGTGTAGTCCCTGTGGATAATTCTCAAagggatatgtgtgtgtgtgtgtgtgtgtggtgtacaGCCAAGATGAAAATAGGCGCACCAGACAAAGTTATGTGATCACATTGTTCCCGGgagacagtgaagcagcaggagggCCCTTGTCAAAGCAAACATCTTCCCAATTATGCTTGCAGCCTCCTGGACGGGCCTATCAGCTGCATGTGCTGCATTCAGTCACGAAGGCAGCAGGAGCAACGCAACAAGTGGTCATCGCCTGGAAGACTGAGAGTCTGGCCTAGgcagcagcaaaaagaaaaatattaattCACTTACTAAGAGACAAATTCAGCTACTGTGAGGAGTGTCATAAATGTGCATACATCAAACACAATATGCACAGCAGGTCTTCATAAAGTTGGAATACATTAAAACTAGACACAGGCAGGCGGGTTAACGGTGATATTTTTATACTGTCACTAATTATTACTAGATGAAAAATAGctacaaaaacaggaaaagcaggATATGTAGTCAAAAAGTAAATAGTTAAAAAGTATTTCCTGACTCAAAACTGTTTATAATCAGTTTACAGAAAACATCAGTGAACAATACATAAAAACTAATTTCGCCTAAAATAACACATACTTGTGTTCATTGTCAGTAGCTTCTGTGCTTCGTGGTGACAGAAAGTGAGCGGTGCGCGCGCCTGCCTCGCGGGGCACGTGGGGTAAACTGGGATTGGCTCCGTCTGAACGGTGATTAGCGCGTGCAGCGGGACCCTCAGAGGACGGAGCGGAGGACTCCCGGTGCGACGGGACGTGATGCAGCCGTTTTGTGAGTGCGGCAGGTATATAAAGCTGCTCGGCGGGTCCGCGGCGCACTGACAGTGAGAGGAGGCGGACAGCTGCAGCATGCCGGTGACAGGAGCGGGAGCGCAGCACACCGGAGGCTCCTCAGCACCACCTTCCGCAGGTAACAGAGCTTTTTAAGACTTCGGAAGCTGTTACCACATTCAGTTTGCATCTGATGTAGATCCAAACATTATGCTCTGGAGCGGAAATAAACATGGAGCAGCAGCATTTAGTGACTGTGCACCACAGAGCTGGAGCACCACCTTTAAATCCAGATTGTAAATTTATATTAAATACTCACCACGAGCCAtctctgtttttaactttttgatTCCCTTTAAAAGGATTTCTGTTGTTTCcgtgctgtttttttcttctttgtcttgtgtttttaatgcgTCATGCACAGCACTCTGCTGTCTGAACTGTGTCTAAAAGagtttgtcagtgtttcatcttttggtattttctgatttatttaatgATGTAGTTCATGAATTATTGAAATATCAACAAAAGTCAGTAATTGCTAAAAACTAAATGTTTTGAATGGATCAGATtacaggaaacaaacatttcagttaTTATAGActgtgatttgtttatttatcgTGTTTATAGTTTTCTGTTCCACCAATATTCTCAATCATCTCTTTTTCATCCCCCCACCCTTCATTGTTTCTTATAATCAAAGTTTAGACCTTTTTGGCAAACAAGCACACCTCTGGTAGTATTTGGATCCCGCTGTTGCCCGACTCTCTCTGTCCAAATGAGGTCAGTCCAGTCCACAGCTCAGAGCCAGCCCGACTTTACGGTGCCAGTCGTAACCCTTGACCCGGTGGTGTTACCCTGCTGACAATGCCAGTACCTCATTTGGCACAGTTTCTCTCCAGTGGGTTGGGATGGCAGCTTATGCACAGGGTTATGATGAAACACGAAAGGAGCTATTCTCAGTCAGCGATCCAGATATTAACTTTCACGATcaaagcttcacacacacatgcactacaGTGTatgggtaaacacacacacatgcacaaaaacaagccATGTGGACACTggctgccattttttttctttttcagaggGAAAGCATGCCAACATGAACTCCCAGCCCGACAACggccaccagcagcagtctggCAACGGGTGCAGCCGCCAGGGTCCAACCCAGAACCAGAAACCACAGCCTGCAGATGGACTTGAGACGCAGGCCCTGCCCATGCCAATCCCAGACCCCCCCATTCAGTACACTAAGGTGAGCTGCACCAAACACCAAGAGTCAAAGAAATCAAGACTGAGCCAAGCCTGAGGAATGATCTGAGCTCCAGCTCATAGAGGCCAATTTAGCTACTGTAGGTATATAGACTTCTACATAATCCACCAAAAAGACACTCAGGATTTAAGGATTTTACTAGAAGATAAATGAAGCTCTGTTGGCATGTATTGGGTGTAGCACTGTGTGCAGAAAAACGCTCTGCAGAGTGATTCTTGAAGGTGTTTTACATCAGGAACTCAAGTCTTATTTTTATGTCTGATTTGAATTTTGagtcacacactgaaaaaacgaaaaaatgcattttcctgCCTAACATATATCGTGTGGCAATTTTCTATcactgtgttgctttttttacCATAATAATAATGGACAGTGTTTATATGGTGCATCATCATGATAGTCAAAGTGCTTCAGTGAAGGGGGGAAGCTCACCACCAATGTGTAGCACCCACCTGACTGATTGTGAGTTTTATCATCTGGTCTGTATTTGGGTAAATCAACCTGATGTTGATAATTGGCTCAGCTGCCCTTTAATATGGTGCTGTGTGCCAATTTAGCGTTTTATGGTTTAtatcaaaaatgaaatgaaaaatgtggcGTGCCGGCTTGTAATTAGAGAAGAATGGAAACATGGTTTTAATAAGATGAAAAGAGACAGCATGCAGATGCACCTCATAAAAATATCAGAGCAGGCACAATGACTGCCACTAAACACAGGTTATTAACTTTATCAGGCTGAGAAGAGCTGATGCTCTGCACCGGGTGTTTACGATGGGCTTTGATCCACTCTGCAACACGTACCTGAAgaatctgtttctgttcatttctacTTCTGCTCTGGTGTCTCAGTTGTTCATCAATAACGAGTGGCATGAGTCCTGCAGCGGAGGAAAGATTCCAGTGTATAATCCTGCCACAGGGCACCTGCTGTGTGAAGTGGAGGAGGCTGACCCTGTGAGTATAATATAGATATTATACACTGAGTGTGCTTTTTACCTCTGTAGTGGCAGGAATTCACAAATGAAGGTGTTATGTTGTGAGTCTGAAGCGTTTTCCAACCTGGAAGAGGGATCCTGCCCTGTTAAGGGGTTCTGGGGTTTTTTTCCGGATCTGAATCGAGGGTCTAAGGatagaaaatgttcagattCTAAAGCCACTTCAGGCAAATTTGTGATGTTGGGCTGTGTAAACAAAACTCACTCGACTTTCGTGCCCACTTCCTACTCTGTAACCTCTTGTAGGAAGATGTGGACAAGGCAGTGAGCAGCGCCAGAGCTGCCTTCCAGACGGGGTCGCCATGGCGATCCATGGACGCCTCAGACCGAGGTCAACTCCTGAACAGACTTGCAGACTTGGTGGAGAGAGACCGGCTTCTGCTGgcagtgagaaacacacacacatgcaaaaaatcCTCAGTTTGAAATTTCTCCACAAAATTAGCAGTGAAACATCAATAGTTTATGACCATGACGTAATAAAGTAATAATTTTTATTTCTAGACGCTCGAGGCTCTGGACTCTGGCAAAGTGTTTCTCATGGCATATTTTGTAGATCTGATGGCCACAATCAAAACCTTGAGGTATTACGGTGGCTGGGCCGACAAGATTCACGGCAAAACCATCCCCGTAGGTGAGATGCCCACTTTTCAGTGCCGGTctcacagctttaaaatgataGATGTGTTCAACGCTTTCATGAATTAACTATAAACGTGTTTTTAGATGGGGAGTATTTTACTTACACGCGACATGAACCCATCGGAGTGTGTGGTCAGATCATTCCTGtgagtagaaaaaaaaaagaacacttaaaagcaaatgtttgaattcTGGCAAAATGCTTGAAATGTGTCACACGGTAAATTCATCATCATATTAATGCATTTAAACAGACGATTCTGAGGCCGTCAAAGCTTGTAGTGTAGCAGCTGCAAAGGAAGGACAAAAAATTCAGCATTTATTACAGACATTGTTATtagtttcacagtaaaagttcCTCATGTTGTCGCAGCTCAAACATGATCGTGCTTTTTGGCCGACAGTGGAACTTCCCAGTGATGATGTTTGCGTGGAAGATTGCTCCCGCTCTGTGCTGTGGGAACACTGTAGTCATCAAACCTGCTGAACAGACCCCATTATCAGCGCTGCACATGGCTGCACTCATCAAGGAGGTACTTGGTTCATtattgccccccccccaacgATGATATAAGAACAAAGAGCATGTGGACAAAAGCCATAAAGTTTGAGAAATCGTGGAGACTGGCATGGCTGTAAAAGCAGAGAGGCCGCTCTCAGATTATGTGGTGGCTGTCTTTATATCTGTCATTCTGTGTTCAGGCTGGGTTTCCTCCAGGAGTGGTGAACGTGGTGCCAGGTTACGGTCAGACAGCAGGCTGTGCCATTTCCCACCACATGGACATCGACAAAGTAGCCTTCACCGGATCTACTGCTGTTCGTATCTGTTGAAGTGAATCTGCTCCTGTTTGTATTAACTCTTTCACTCCAATGTATCTCAAATTGTCATTATTGGTTGCCAGGTTGGGAAACTCATCCAGAAGGCTGCAGGTGACAGCAACCTGAAAAGAATTACACTCGAACTTGGTGGAAAAAACCCAAATATTGTCTTtgctgactgtgactgtgagtagtttttgtttttacagctggaTTTCTTTATAGTTTGATTTAGTACCTTTTACATAAATGTTTCATTAttctgctttaaaatgactaaaaatgcAAAGGTTTACATAAAGCAAGCCTAAAAATGTATAAGACGACTATGCAGACTGTGCCACACTAACATACTATGTGCAACTCCAGCCATAAGAACACCCCAACAACTCCACTGCACCACCCCACttacttcctgtcagcagtGTATCCGCAGCACTTCCATGTGAACCCGTCTGTCTTGCAGTAGAGTACGCCGTGGAGCAGGCCCACAGTGGTCTGTTCTTTAACCAGGGCCAGTGCTGTCTGGCTGGATCCAGGGTGTTCGTAGAGGAACCGATCTACGAGGAGTTTGTCCGCCGGAGTGTCGAGAAGGCCACATCCAAAGTCTTGGGAGACCCACTGCTGCCAGGAGTTGACCAAGGGCCACAGGTACAGGATACAGTCAGGCTGCTGTCTTTATGTGACAGTGGTTGGACAGTCTAATCATCTTCTTCATCTGCAGGCTAAATGCACAAAATGACTTGAGCGGTTGTTTTCTGCAGATTGACCAGAAGCAGTTTGATAAGATAATGGAGCTGATAGAGAGcgggaagagggagggagccaCGCTGGAGTGTGGGGGGTCCGCGTGGGGCCAGCAGGGACTTTTCATCCAACCCACTGTCTTCTCAAACGTCACAGACGATATGCGGATCGCCAAAGAAGAGGTACTGTGTCGAAACACACGcctgcacagacacaagcagATGTCAAACACGTGTATCACATGTGTCCCGTCCCTCGTGTGCCCACTCTCTCTCAGATTTTCGGTCCAGTGCAGCAGATCATGTGTTTCCGTAGCATCCACGAAGTCATCCAGAGAGCCAACGCCACGCACTACGGCCTGGCAGCAGGAGTGTTTACCAGCGACATCGACAAAGCTCTAACggtctcctctgctctgcaggctGGCATGGTCTGGTAGGGATCAAATCCTGAGGAAAGTTCATCTTGTGGCTTGTGTGAATCTGCAAATCCTCACAGAAATTTACTTGCAGTTATGCCGATTGACCACTGAATTGACCTCAATGGAGTATGGCAGCAGAGAGCACTCTAGAGGCTGATATGCAGTTCCACCATAGAAACCAATGCATTAAAGAGAAAATTACTTTTTAGTAGCTGTCCACTGCAGTGACCGCTATGCACCAGAGGGTTAAAGTGGTATTAGACTTAAATAATAATGACTGATTTTACGTGAGCTCAAACTAATGTTTCTTCGTTTTGTAGGGTGAACTGCTACAATGCCATGAGTGCTCAGTGTCCCTTCGGCGGCTTCAAGATGTCTGGGAACGGCAGGGAGCTGTGAGTGACACCATTGTGTATTATGGTGGTGCAGGGGGGTACAATGAAGTGGAAGGTTTTTCAGTAAGAAAGAAAACCTTTCAAATTCAGTAAACGTCTAATTTCTGTCTTTACTACAAAGAGCTCTGTCCTTTACTTTTACTGTTATCGTTGATTTCTGGAGAATTATCTAGAAATAGAAACAGCTCAATTATTTTTGTGACCTTGATTCAGCCCTGAGTGCAGGTATCCTGATATATAGTCTTTTGTTTAGATGTTTAGATGATTTCCTTTTCTTATTTCGAAAAACTTGAATCTTTTAGTCttagaaacaaaaaaatcagcacTCCAAAAATTGTTAAGAAAacatgttctgcagaaacacttttcgAGACATTATTCAACAGcatcactcaggaacagaaggcagattgtgatCATCATTCATATTTGGTGTCACTAATCTTGGCTGTTCACCTTGAAACTGAGCTGACTGTAACAATCTCCTGTGCTGCAGGTTGAACGTGTGTGTGAAGCGTCCACGTTTTGCAATTTGTAGCTTTTGTACATTTGAAGCATTGTGGTcaaccacaagctcattggttgtGCCAATTGAGCTTCaagtgattgttgttgcaccatgcggtgaagctctctatcagtcctctgcaCTCatggaaaaatagtctctaaatgaagacagcatgtgtctcactggaaattatacactggaatcatacatgtcaatacagtgagaacttccatttcatCAACAAATACAAGTGTCACATGAGTCTGGGCAGACGTAGATATAAACTGCAAcctgactggttggtggaggcataAACCGTGAGGTGGTAATTCCAGCTTGTTTCTAAAGATCAAATATGTAAAGATGTTAAATTAAGGATGGTTATCCCCAGTGGATCTTACGCCCTTGCTTGCAGCAGCCTTTTTTACTCCATCCACCACAGCTACGTGCAGGTTGGTGTTTTGGTACATTACAACTTGACtggaaaatgtgaagaaacattACCACAACTTCTTGCAGCAGTTGTTCCTGACATAATCTGTGTGTTCCTTCATTCCAGGGGGGAATACGCTCTGCAGGAGTACACCGAGGTCAAAGCGGTGACCATCAAAGTCTCCCAGAAGAACTGATCATGGCGTCGTATCACAGGACTGACTCTTCCCTTCCATCCAGCGTCTTCAGATCCTCCACACACATTTTGCAATACTCATATGGCGCCTCAGTGTTTTGAAGACGTCTGCTGTCACTCCATGAACATTTATTCCTCTCagatatttctattttttcaaaCTCTTATCATTGTTGTGTCTCTTGATATTGCATCCATGTATCTGTGTTCCTCTAGTGTACTATCTCGGATGTATTTAACAGTTTAGTGGACTGCATGGTCTCTATAATAatagtgtgtggtgtgtgttttcttagtttTGTCCCGAGGTAGCCAGTTAAATAGCACTTTGCCAGAAAAGAATTGTTTTAATAGGTGTCATACAAAAAATAGGAAGACATTTTCCATACTATTTACAGGGATTTCcaaatgaaatcaataaaactgtTGATCCATATTAATAACCAGTAACCTGATTGCAATGCAGTAAACATGATCATGCAACATATCTCTGTACAACAAGGTACTGCGCTTTTGTTGCAGTGATAAACAGTCGTATCTGTGTCCATTTACTTTACTCAAAGCCCCAAACTCATTTCCACCTCCAAACTGAGAACATTATAGGATTTCACTCTGTGAAAGGCTGTGATGTGACTTTCAGCGGTTAATTATACTTAATTAAGTAATTGGTGTGTTTAAAATAGTAGTTATGACCCTTTTCATTGAGGTAAAATGCTCATAACTGGAtgtaaaatgacaatttttCATCAGACAACAATATTTGAATTGAAAAATAGGATAATTCTAGTGGCATCCTCCATATTTTTAACAATCCTTGACTTCACTGTTCATGTTACCAGACACTGGTTGTTGGTTGTGAATTGTAGGGATCAGAGTCTTAGTGCCTTGGAGGCCCACCTcgccctcttcctctcccaggCCCAGGCTGAGGCCCACCGGCTCTCCCAGGAGGCCCTCTTCTTGGTCCTGGGGCGCGGGTCACAGGAGCTCTGGGGTTTGGGGCAGCCAGTGACACATCCTTTTGCAGATTAACCCCTTTTCCTGCTGTACCTGGCTTCATTTTGGGggatttgctgcctttctcAACTACAACATCTgagaagacagatggagagCAAAAAGAGCGGTGAGGACAGTCAGGTGCATGTTAGCTGGTAGCACATGTAATGAGGAATATgccggtgtgtgtgtaccagGTGGAGGCGGCTCTTCCTCTGTAGGAGGCGGTATTAGTGACTTGTTTGGCAGCAGGTCCTCCAGGTCTTTCATCACTTGATTagtgctgtctttgttgttcCTGCGGTTCTTCTCCTCGTCTCGAGCCTAAAGTGTCCACCAATAAGCCAGACGGTCATTTGTTTGATTGAATCttgaacaaaacagaacaagagaACACTCATACTGACCATTTGCATCTTCCTTTTAAGGTCCATATTTGCTTGTTGGTATCCCTTCGACACTGCATTCAGGTAGTAGATGGCCAACCTGTTACACAGTAATATAAGTCTTTTAAGAGAAAGCCATCGTTAAAAGCACAACTGCTCAGACCAGATTCAGGTCATGCCCTCTAAGTTTAGTTTCTATGATTTACTTTCTACTGATATTTCAGTGATACTCACACCATGAGGAGGACAGCAGGCAGGATGAGTCCAGGGTTGGTGGCATACACAAAAATGTTGCCTATGAAAGATGGCAGATCCTTTTCTATAGTCTCCATGATCACGTCATACATCTTCTCCTGGCCACTGGGGGGCAAACATGGATCAAATACAGAACATTGTTTGTCGTAATGTAATGTAATCCCTTGTAATGTAAGGGAGCTTTAGTATGTTTAAGCATAAACATGACCTGCCAAGGAACTGCACATGAAAAGTTGTTTTAAGATTTAAACCTTTACAGCTAACTCTGGTACAATACATGTATTATTACTGTCATCAGTTGTAGTAGTGGTGGtggtaatagtagtagtagaagtactAGTATTGTAAATGTTCACTTACATATAAAACTGAATCTGTGTTTCAGAGCTAGTGCAGGTCAACTGTCTACTACATCTGCATCATGTTAACCTTACTGCAACCCCATAGATATGTAAGAAATGTTCATCCTGTTGCAGAACCAAAacagatcaataaaaaaaactgaagctgttgttgttggcttACAGGAGGTAAGATCTACAGCCATAATAGCTGCTTTTGAGATTGTATAAACACAGTGGTGCTTTTgacagcatgctaaaatgctgtcAGCCTGATGCTTAGCTGGTGTACTATGCTGCtaatttagcattagcattctAACgattgctaattagcactaaacacagtCCAGCCGAGGATGATGGGAATagaattcatttttatttcacagtatTATGTGAAAGCTTTGACCTGTTGGTGGTGCTAAAGGATTCATCCTGTAGCGTGAACGTCTGAacaaaatttcatgacaatgCATCCAACATTTGTCATTGTCAtcctaaaatattaaaaacagcCAATGCATTTGAATAAATTGACTCTATAGGTTTGTTTCAGATGCACTGAGTTCATTAACTGACTAAACTACTTTTAACCTGCAGAAGAACTAATCCTCAACCGCCACAACAATCTAACTTTGTCGTATTAATTCATGTCATCTAGTACACCATTTCAGTCCTATTTGTCTCCACCACTTACTGACCTGAAAGGCCCACAGTCGAAGGACGGCGACAACGTCATGATAGTGTAGACGACAGGCAGCAGGCTGAGGAACAGCACGAGCAGCAACAGGCCCATGTAGAAGTTATTGGACCGTGAGGCTTTGAAGACTCGCTCATGGGGAACGTTGCAGCACATCACTGCCCAGCACTGGTAGTACATCGAGCTCAGGAGACGCAAAACGTTCAGACCCACCAGACCTGGAGCGTAAAATGCTCCCATCCTGAGGGAACCAAGAACACAGCATTATCGGCCAAGTTTGAACCAATCATTTACAGTAAATTCACTGAGTTTTCTAATTAGTGGTTTGACGTAATTATTTCttttgcagcagtttgactCCAGTGTCAGACAAATAACATCAGTCCACACCAgagaaacaaatgcaaatttaGTCTACAATTAGCAACATTAAAGCATGGGTTCTCAAAGTGTGGCCCGTGGACCAATAGCAGCCCTcagaaacattttgtgctgccagcaaatgtgacatgaaatgcattttaatcaTCATCGGCGGATTTCAATGCTTTGACTTTCAATAACCTATATTCATTCAGCTCGGCTAACCGGCTACTGCATCAAACTGTGCCCCCTAACAAGCATCTGTCAGGTTAGGAATGACAACTAGCAAAAGGCCACTGGTTAGCTAGTGGCATCTAGCGAGGAATTATGTTCTGTCATCGGTGCTAGTGCTGTTTTTCTGATAAGTCTGCAGTTTAATGTGGAAGTGAGATAGAAAAGCcaccactgaaaaaaaaaggttttatcaCTGAGATTGAGGTTTCAGGAAAAATGGATCAACTCTTATTTTGTCGGACCTCGGGAGAAAGATTAAGTGTTCTGCCTTATCTTTGGCTGCTCAAGgaatttttaatgtaaaacgTTATCATGAGACCAGAAATCAGA
The DNA window shown above is from Chelmon rostratus isolate fCheRos1 chromosome 5, fCheRos1.pri, whole genome shotgun sequence and carries:
- the LOC121607310 gene encoding retinal dehydrogenase 1-like isoform X2; translated protein: MPIPDPPIQYTKLFINNEWHESCSGGKIPVYNPATGHLLCEVEEADPVNVDKAVSSARAAFQTGSPWRSMDASDRGQLLNRLADLVERDRLLLATLEALDSGKVFLMAYFVDLMATIKTLRYYGGWADKIHGKTIPVDGEYFTYTRHEPIGVCGQIIPWNFPVMMFAWKIAPALCCGNTVVIKPAEQTPLSALHMAALIKEAGFPPGVVNVVPGYGQTAGCAISHHMDIDKVAFTGSTAVGKLIQKAAGDSNLKRITLELGGKNPNIVFADCDLEYAVEQAHSGLFFNQGQCCLAGSRVFVEEPIYEEFVRRSVEKATSKVLGDPLLPGVDQGPQIDQKQFDKIMELIESGKREGATLECGGSAWGQQGLFIQPTVFSNVTDDMRIAKEEIFGPVQQIMCFRSIHEVIQRANATHYGLAAGVFTSDIDKALTVSSALQAGMVWVNCYNAMSAQCPFGGFKMSGNGRELGEYALQEYTEVKAVTIKVSQKN
- the LOC121607310 gene encoding retinal dehydrogenase 1-like isoform X1 — protein: MPVTGAGAQHTGGSSAPPSAEGKHANMNSQPDNGHQQQSGNGCSRQGPTQNQKPQPADGLETQALPMPIPDPPIQYTKLFINNEWHESCSGGKIPVYNPATGHLLCEVEEADPEDVDKAVSSARAAFQTGSPWRSMDASDRGQLLNRLADLVERDRLLLATLEALDSGKVFLMAYFVDLMATIKTLRYYGGWADKIHGKTIPVDGEYFTYTRHEPIGVCGQIIPWNFPVMMFAWKIAPALCCGNTVVIKPAEQTPLSALHMAALIKEAGFPPGVVNVVPGYGQTAGCAISHHMDIDKVAFTGSTAVGKLIQKAAGDSNLKRITLELGGKNPNIVFADCDLEYAVEQAHSGLFFNQGQCCLAGSRVFVEEPIYEEFVRRSVEKATSKVLGDPLLPGVDQGPQIDQKQFDKIMELIESGKREGATLECGGSAWGQQGLFIQPTVFSNVTDDMRIAKEEIFGPVQQIMCFRSIHEVIQRANATHYGLAAGVFTSDIDKALTVSSALQAGMVWVNCYNAMSAQCPFGGFKMSGNGRELGEYALQEYTEVKAVTIKVSQKN